The Biomphalaria glabrata chromosome 13, xgBioGlab47.1, whole genome shotgun sequence sequence AATTAATGTGGCTAATGTGTCTATCCCATTCCCCCACTCCCAATACCCACCACGCTCACTAAACGTAAATAGGATTTTGTTTCTATTCCAAATAAGATGAGGAGACTCGGACTCTATGACCCCCCAACAACCTTAGAGGCACGCAGAGCTGAACTGTGAATGACATTTTATGTAAATTTCTGCAGTGTGGCCTGCCTCCATTCCGATGGTAAGTACGTATGTTCCCCAGGTCCGCTCCAGTTACGTAATGCAGATTATCGAAAtcgttttaaaatgtaatttatatatataaatatatatattgaaaaataaatgctGAGTTGACATTATTATatccctttccccccccccccttattttattaatttttcaatGCACACTTCCGATTCTCCTGTCAGAATATCTTGACTTTAACTGGAGACTGTATCGAAATACTCATTAACCGCCCCTTCCCTTTTTTCTACACATGATCTCTGAATTCAGTCTGAAAATTAGGTCATATCGAccgacaaaaaaacaaaaacaaaactttgttCTGAGATTATGCAAACAACAACAGATGGTGTGATCAATACTATGTATACCAACACTGAAATACATATCACaaacaacacatacacacataggcgctaacacacacacacacacacagactcagGTATATAGCACACGCCATTGTAGGCAAACATCAAGTTTCAACACCGATCGTATTGACGGGTAACCCTTGAGAGAAAGTAATCGAACGTGGTACAGGGAGGGAAGGGTAACTGAGTATCGATCCGACAATAAAACAATAACGATACATACTTTTCAATGCACTCACTGATCACGTGGCCAGCGACCTTGGTTTGAGGGAATCGATAGAAAatgaagttattattattagggtATACAAAACACGCAGATTAAGtttcatcatttaaaaaataacaacattatATCACACTGACCTTAAACTATACATTTATTTCTGTGTGACAATTCGTACAAATAGAACGGATAGGCGTGTCTGTTTTCATAAACATTAGAAATATAGGTCAGGCGCATAGACAAGAGAACTAAAATAGACAGACAATGGCATTGTCTGAGTAACTTGTTATATAAAAAGTAGGTCACTGCTGGATTAGCGTAGAAATGTAAAATTCCGCACTATTCTTTAATTTTCTGACTTATTGGTAATAATCtaagtgataaaaaaaagttcctctttcagaccatgtgatctatagggcagatgatgtaaaggtcatctgtttctgtggcctatggataacgagggtgtcaagtggccagcacaacgaccaacagcctttacttttccccaactaacgtcaggtacccattatagctgggtggactcagagtcgcCCATTATGATGATATTACCTCgcaaacccccctcccccattttatTCTTccttgtatattttatgtaaataaatatccatcaattctttaaagttttttgtatctttctccattattgtttgttttgttgcgtGCCTGCTTCCCGATATATCTCTGATGGCCCAGTGTGTGGCAAGCtcaaaataatcatcccctagactcTAGACACTAAACAAGCCACTCATACACGTCATACACGAGGGCCGTCACAACAGGCCAAAAATAACCCTATTGTATTGAACCCTTTACATTTTGAATATGATGTATTCTTCATGAAAATAGGCTAAGTAGTCTTTTGTAGGGCGCACACTATGAAACTAGTTTTAAGGGATCAGCCACGTTGCCCCATAGTTGTTTAGATATacccttttacctttacctatccctgaGATCGTTGGACTATGGGATACTAGGGAAGATTTGTCAACCGACTTTCTCCagtcttctctgtcttttgccttagttagaacctctttcaatggccggcctgtctattcttttatgttgtcttcccgtcgctttctctgtcagtctcttcttctttttcctggtactgttccctgaaggaaggtctttgcgagccatagatttttttttttttttactatagttagcggatcatcatggggtccaatcgcttcagtaaccctgtctctaaacTTTTTGGTTTGTGATGCTGCCTtgaaatgtgatacctaggatccttctgtagcattttaattcaattCTATTGTTTACATATATAAGTGCATTTAGAGAAATATATTCTGTAAATAATAAGGGATACAGAGTGATTCGATTTTTTAATTGGACGACCAAACAGATAATCAGACAGCAAAACGGACTGATAGGTGGATGAATGAATGGCAGGAATGATGATGGATGGATGAACAGATAGATAGGAAGTGTTTGTGTGGAAGCATTGTACTAAACAACCTAACACTCACCATATGTGTCGCTCATTGTTTCTAAAAGTACTTTCTCATATCCACTTACCCTTTAATCTAACCGCCTCTAAAGCCCGCTCGACAGAAAGCTATTCATAACCTGATACATTTCCTGCTATAGTTTCATTGTCCTCCCTTCTATCTAATTAAAACAGTAATAACCCACGCCTGTGTTGTGCGCTTCGGGGAGGGCCCGTAGAAAATGGCTGTTTTGGCTCCCTGTGACTGAGAAGTTATAATGCACACGTGGAAGAACATATTGTTATTCTTATTGTTTGTTATTGGAATTTCGGGACATTTTACTTACGCCATGAAGAGATGTCCAAAAGATTCTCACTGTAACATGAGTACAACTTAAAACTATTTAGCTTTAAGGTTTTGTTGGTAGGAACAGTTTAAtctaggaaatttaggcactggAAATCTAGGCACAGGAAATTAAGGCACCCGGAAATTGATGAAAATGCAGTTATAAATTGTTATAGTTTCTATTTTTGATAACGTCTTCAAAAGTCCATATcctaaggataaaatatacattaaactttttttatcatgttcaaaattaaggtcgctattaaagagtgccttaatttccggtgcctaattttttTGCCTTGTAAAAAAATTGCCTAATTTACCGGtacctaaatttccgggtgcctaactTTCCGGGTGCATAAATTTCCGGTTGAATAAATTTCCgtgtgcctaaatatccgttgcctaaatttccagacaccaGGAACAGTTATACATGAGTGTATCTCATCGAGACCAAACTTTACAGAAGGCCACAACACTGATCTGCGAAGTCGCATCTCGTgggtagtttagaccaatagttcgttgccacgtcacagctTGCGACGTTGCAGTGTTCAGACCTTCTCTAACGATTGGTCTTGATGTAATGAATCACTGCCCTCAGTTACTGTGCAGAGGGACAGAAATAGCTCTAAGAATACAAAAGAGATTCGGACAATAGTTTTCTAGTTTGTTTTCCAATGGCTTTTGTTAAGTTGATCCGACATGATATACTACATACTCTGTGCGTAATGGACATGTGGGGGTTAGTGGGGGCTGGTGGGAGAATGGACATGTGGGGGTTAGTGGGGGCTGGTGGGAGAATGGACATGTGGGGGTTAGTGGGGGCTGGTGGGAGAATGGACATGTGGGGGTTAGTGGGGGCTGGTGGGAGAATGGACATGTGGGGGTTAGTGGGGGCTGGTGGGAGAATGGACATGTGGGGGTTAGTGGGGGCTGGTGGGAGAATGGACATGTTGGGGTTAGTGGGGGCTGGTGGGAGAATGGACATGTGGGGGTTAGTGGGGGCTGGTGGGAGAATGGACATGTGGGGGTTAGTGGGGGCTGGTGGGAGAATGGACATGTGGGGGTTAGTGGGGGCTGGTGGGAGAATGGACATGTGGGGGTTAGTGGGGGCTGGTGGGAGAATGGACATGTGGGGGTTAGTGGGGGCTGGTGGGAGAATGGACATGTGGGGGTTAGTGGGGGCTGATGGGAGAATGGACATGTGGGGGTTAGTGGGGGCTGGTGGGAGAATGGACATGTGGGGGTTAGTGGGGGCTGGTGGGAGAATGGACATGTGGGGGGTTAGTGGGGGCTGGTGGGAGAATGGACATTTGGGGGTTAGTGGGGCTGGTGGGAGAATGGACATGTGGGGGTTAGTGGGGCTGGTGGGAGAATGGACATAAGGGGGTTAGTGGGGCTGGTGGGAGAATGGACATGTGGGGGTTAGTAAGGCTGGTGAGAGAATGGACATGTGGGGGTTAGTGGGGCTGGTGGGAGAATGGGCATGTGGGGGTTGGTGGGGCTGGTGCGAGGGTAGGagtatctgtaaaaaaaatttccatgCTGTCTTTATATACAAGTCAGCTAAagtcaggattcgaactcaggcCCCCTTGATAGATAGCTTGGGTGGCTTACGCATCCTAAAGTTCACCAATTTTTGAAGAAATAACTGAACTTACAAACATGATCCATGACAATTTAATAGTAGACGTACAgactgtgacgtggcaacgagctattggtctaaactgcccattGGTTGTGATGTAAGTCCTAGACATTGGACCAAACTCCgttgcatctctctctctctacaatGTCAACAATGTCCTTCTAAATCTAGTTCCTAGCAGTGCACAACATAGAGCGCACTTTATACATTACATTGAATGGTGATGTGCAGAGTTATAACTATGTGTTTATAATACTGAAAACGTCATGCCTAAaacccaggggcggactgggtatcaaaatcgggcCGGGCATTACCTTAATAAAccccggcccacaaatggcatgtcatatattttcggtggggggggggggtaaacccCCTCcgcaattttatatatatatatatatatatatatatatatatatatatatatatatatatatatatatatatatatatatatatatatataatattagtgtgtgtatatgtaattaatcttcattacattcttatcttacattcttttaaacgttttttctactctagaatactctcttcctataataaGTGAAAggtagtacacaccgccaagggacagctacAATTAggaagtctgggggagcgccgaAAGCTTccccagtggggtccggggcgaagccccggatTTGAGCATTATtgccgttattttaagctttaaaaaatgcatattctgaggtatctacagtgcaattagccagCTACTCTTccgataaaaaaataaaaaataaatcttctattcactggagtccagcgactggtagaaaatggtaaaatgctttagttttgtattggaaaaaaagggggtggggaccacttttggctacgctcatgaaatttggtgactcttttttgcttaagttggctgcactgggggcAGTAAGTaaggtttccctttcagacaatgagatctgaggccagtgatggtttgaattcctcccctctcggctacgcccatgtgatTTATCATAGGTGTgagcctaattctattcaaaatatataaagtttgataacgcatcgaaaactggatgtatgctttcgtaggcttacataatgtattctatttatatatctacatgtatgtagtctgaaagctataaacactacaatagcagccttaatgagtttcaaactttttggtattacttatagattacagacgtttcttcaaaaaaaataaaataattaggtcctacgcattttatgtcaatctagtcatgcatgttgatctgtgacttaaaatatgctaaa is a genomic window containing:
- the LOC129922542 gene encoding uncharacterized protein LOC129922542 is translated as MISGLSPLERAENVGNVVEPPLTPTCPFSHQPPLTPTCPFSHQPPLTPTCPFSHQPPLTPTCPFSHQPPLTPTCPFSHQPPLTPTCPFSHQPPLTPTCPFSHQPPLTPTCPFSHQPPLTPTCPFSHQPPLTPTCPFSHQPPLTPTCPFSHQPPLTPTCPFSHQPPLTPTCPFSHQPPLTPTCPFSHQPPLTPTCPLRTDCLTDGLINIDKLTDGLIDIDQLADELIDIDQLTDELIKILTFLVLC